One window of the Populus nigra chromosome 4, ddPopNigr1.1, whole genome shotgun sequence genome contains the following:
- the LOC133690598 gene encoding uncharacterized protein LOC133690598 isoform X2: MSSISSSMLFSSSPRPPPPPQVLRVSSLYTAKPSFSDSMATSAPKWAQKTITLPPHRRGCHLITPKILNEIGSDLSEFKCGLAHLFLHHTSASLTINENYDSDVRDDTETFLNKIVPEGRSAPWKHTLEGPDDMPAHIKSSMFGCSLTIPITDGKLNMGTWQGIWLCEHRDHPTARKVVVTLNGI; the protein is encoded by the exons ATGTCCTCCATCTCTTCTTCAATGCTTTTCTCCTCCTCGCCTCgtcctcctcctccgcctcaGGTGCTTCGTGTCAGCTCGCTCTACACAGCAAAGCCTTCCTTCtccgattccatggctacctctgCTCCCAAGTGGGCCCAGAAGACTATTACTCTGCCCCCACACCGCCGTGGCTGTCATCTTATTACCCCAAag aTACTGAATGAAATTGGGAGTGACTTGTCAGAATTCAAGTGCGGCCTTGCTCATCTCTTCT TGCATCACACAAGCGCCTCTCTTACTATCAATGAGAATTACGACTCTGATGTCCGAGATGACACCGAGACTTTCCTCAACAAAATTGTTCCTGAG GGAAGATCTGCTCCTTGGAAGCATACCCTCGAAG GTCCAGATGACATGCCGGCACACATTAAATCATCAATGTTCGGATGTTCCCTAAC GATTCCAATCACTGATGGAAAGCTTAATATGGGCACTTGGCAG GGAATATGGCTATGTGAGCACCGGGACCACCCTACTGCGCGTAAAGTTGTGGTTACCCTTAATGGAATATGA
- the LOC133690599 gene encoding calcium-binding protein CML37-like, with the protein MKSHSVSSPPYSTPANSSPLARLRRKLSPRKSHDKPHPTSVNNSTSALNVVDHNNELRGVFNYFDENGDGKISPAELQSCITSVGGKLSIEEAEAAIRFSDMDGDGLLGFQDFLCLMTGNLSEEEKTEDLRQAFGLYETEPGSGCITHSSLKRMLSRLGESNSINDCKAIIRTFDLNGDGVLSFHEFAVMMR; encoded by the coding sequence ATGAAATCACACTCGGTTTCATCTCCACCTTATTCAACTCCCGCCAATTCATCTCCTCTTGCAAGATTACGTCGTAAACTATCTCCAAGGAAATCCCACGACAAACCACATCCCACAAGCGTCAACAACTCAACTAGTGCTCTTAATGTGGTAGATCACAACAACGAGCTCCGAGGGGTCTTCAATTACTTTGACGAAAATGGAGATGGAAAGATATCTCCTGCTGAGTTGCAGTCCTGTATTACCTCTGTTGGAGGTAAGCTTTCCATCGAGGAAGCTGAGGCTGCCATCAGGTTCTCTGATATGGATGGAGACGGGCTTTTGGGGTTCCAGGACTTCCTATGCTTGATGACAGGCAATCTTTCAGAGGAAGAGAAGACCGAGGATCTCAGACAGGCCTTTGGATTGTACGAGACTGAGCCTGGCTCTGGCTGCATCACTCATTCCAGCTTGAAGCGGATGTTGAGTCGATTGGGGGAGTCCAATTCCATCAACGACTGCAAGGCTATCATCCGTACCTTCGACCTCAATGGAGACGGTGTTCTTAGCTTCCACGAGTTTGCTGTCATGATGCGCTAG
- the LOC133690598 gene encoding uncharacterized protein LOC133690598 isoform X1, which produces MSSISSSMLFSSSPRPPPPPQVLRVSSLYTAKPSFSDSMATSAPKWAQKTITLPPHRRGCHLITPKILNEIGSDLSEFKCGLAHLFLHHTSASLTINENYDSDVRDDTETFLNKIVPEGRSAPWKHTLEGPDDMPAHIKSSMFGCSLTFYSCAGFQSLMESLIWALGREYGYVSTGTTLLRVKLWLPLMEYEELVFGFCVFVT; this is translated from the exons ATGTCCTCCATCTCTTCTTCAATGCTTTTCTCCTCCTCGCCTCgtcctcctcctccgcctcaGGTGCTTCGTGTCAGCTCGCTCTACACAGCAAAGCCTTCCTTCtccgattccatggctacctctgCTCCCAAGTGGGCCCAGAAGACTATTACTCTGCCCCCACACCGCCGTGGCTGTCATCTTATTACCCCAAag aTACTGAATGAAATTGGGAGTGACTTGTCAGAATTCAAGTGCGGCCTTGCTCATCTCTTCT TGCATCACACAAGCGCCTCTCTTACTATCAATGAGAATTACGACTCTGATGTCCGAGATGACACCGAGACTTTCCTCAACAAAATTGTTCCTGAG GGAAGATCTGCTCCTTGGAAGCATACCCTCGAAG GTCCAGATGACATGCCGGCACACATTAAATCATCAATGTTCGGATGTTCCCTAAC TTTCTATTCCTGTGCAGGATTCCAATCACTGATGGAAAGCTTAATATGGGCACTTGGCAG GGAATATGGCTATGTGAGCACCGGGACCACCCTACTGCGCGTAAAGTTGTGGTTACCCTTAATGGAATATGAGGAGCTAGTATTTGGCTTTTGTGTGTTTGTAACTTAA
- the LOC133692317 gene encoding AP-1 complex subunit sigma-1-like — protein sequence MIHFVLLVSRQGKVRLAKWYSPYTLSERSKVIRELSGIILNRGPKLCNFVEWRGFRVVYRRYAGLYFCMCVDEKDNELEVLDIIHHYVEILDRYFGSVCELDLIFNFHKAYYILDEILVAGELQESSKRSVIRVVCTHV from the exons ATG ATTCACTTCGTGCTTCTTGTCAGTCGCCAGGGAAAGGTGAGGTTGGCCAAATGGTATTCCCCTTACACTCTGAGTGAAAGATCTAAG GTAATTCGAGAGCTGAGTGGCATCATTCTAAATCGGGGTCCCAAGCTTTGCAACTTCGTGGAGTGGAGAGGATTTAGGGTCGTGTATAGAAG GTATGCTGGCCTCTATTTCTGCATGTGTGTTGATGAGAAAGACAACGAACTGGAGGTTCTTGATATCATTCATCATTACGTGGAGATACTGGATCGTTATTTTGGCAGT GTTTGTGAATTGGACTTGATCTTCAATTTCCACAAG GCGTATTATATTCTGGACGAAATCTTGGTAGCCGGTGAGCTTCAGGAGTCAAGCAAGAGATCAGTGATACGGGTGGTGTGCACACATGTATAG
- the LOC133692315 gene encoding tetratricopeptide repeat protein SKI3 isoform X1 — protein MLKSGEEQEEDLEKQRAAVVELRELEKSVEANPDDPSLRFNLAVYLWERCECKEKAAEHFVVAVKLNPQNATAFKYLGHYYYEKEKVRALKCYQRAVSLNPDDSQSGDALCDILDQTGKETLELSLCTEASQKSPRAFWAFRRLGYIHLHHNRCSEAVHTLQHAIRGFPTSPDLWEALGLAYQKLGMYTAATKSYGRAIELEDRRVFALIQSGNIFLTLGNFRKGVEQFQRALEISPQNVSANYGLASGLLAWSKECMNMGAFRWGASLLEDACKVADKIAQLAGNFSCIWKLHGDIQLNYAKCFPWMEDDQSVEFDVETFHASILTWKQTCYLASTFAKRSYQRALHLAPWQANLYIDIGIASDLISSTNENYGHDQHPWQLSEKMVLGALLLEGDNYEFWVALGCLSGHNALRQHALIRGLQLDVSLAVAWAYLGKLYREEGEKNLARLAFDCSRSIDPSLSLPWAGMSADSQIRQLTPEEAFESCSRAVQILPVAEFQIGLAKLAFISGSLASSQVFGAIRQAVQKAPHYPETHNLHGLVCEARSEYQAAITSFRLARCAINISSGDTSKSRFQEIAVNLARSLSKAGYAADAVQECESLRKKGMLDSEGMQIYAFCLWQLGENDHALSVVRNLASSVSAMEQALAASSVSFICRMLYYISGLDLAVSSILKMPKEFLQSTKVWIVASAIHALDHSNRLAQAVSSSHYSLLSHDEIIEIHYLTALAKLVKHGSDYCLGFQSGISHIKKALHSYPNSNLLRNLLGHLLLSCEEWKETHVASRCCVTEAPNCASKQGLKSGCEILGAGAVACYAIGNKDPKFSYPACGYQCLNGPAAVQELQKYMRQEPWNHRAQYLLILNLLQKAREERFPSKICAILERLILVALSNEFYSRESMSYQYQKFQLLLCASEISLQGGNIAGCIKHAKNASSLLLPNNYLFFGHLLLCRAYAAVDDYTSLQQQYIRCLELKTDYNIGWMCLKIIESLYNVESDSKISVLSLKECSKEWKNSWNMWIAVFNLVLGLISLWKEEYFSAEESLVQACSLASSESCLFLCHGVACIKLARQFCSSDYLSLAVSSLTSAHATSTIPLPIVSLLLAQAEGSLGSKQNWEKNLRFEWYSWPPEMRPAELFFQMHLLSIQPEAGFKTPSTVELCQSPLKWVLRAIHTNPSSLRYWNILRKLME, from the exons ATGCTGAAATCG ggagaagaacaagaagaagatttaGAAAAGCAAAGAGCTGCAGTTGTGGAGTTGAGAGAGTTAGAGAAGTCAGTAGAAGCCAATCCTGATGACCCCTCTCTTCGATTCAACCTC GCAGTGTATTTGTGGGAAAGATGCGAATGCAAGGAGAAGGCAGCAGAACATTTTGTTGTAGCAGTGAAACTGAACCCTCAGAATGCAACTGCTTTCAAATATTTGGGTCATTATTACTACGAGAAGGAGAAGGTCAGGGCTCTCAAATGCTACCAGAGGGCTGTCTCCCTCAACCCAGACGATTCTCAAAGCGGAGATGCACTTTGTGATATTTTGGACCAGACTGGAAAGGAGACCCTGGAGCTCTCTCTCTGCACTGAAGCCTCTCAAAAATCACCAAGAGCCTTTTGGGCTTTCAGGAGACTGGGTTACATTCACCTCCACCATAATAGATGCTCTGAAGCTGTTCATACTCTTCAGCATGCCATTCGAGGTTTTCCCACCTCTCCTGATTTATGGGAA GCTTTGGGTCTTGCTTACCAGAAACTTGGCATGTATACTGCTGCTACTAAG TCTTATGGACGAGCCATTGAGTTGGAGGATAGGAGAGTTTTTGCTCTCATTCAAAGTGGAAATATCTTCTTGACGCTCGGAAATTTCCGAAAG GGAGTTGAGCAGTTTCAGCGAGCTTTGGAGATCTCACCTCAAAATGTGTCTGCAAACTATGGGTTAGCTTCTGGACTCCTTGCTTGGTCAAAGGAATGTATGAATATGGGTGCATTTAGGTGGGGAGCTTCATTGTTAGAG GATGCGTGCAAGGTTGCCGATAAAATTGCTCAGCTGGCTGGAAATTTTTCATGTATCTGGAAATTGCATGGTGACATTCAG CTTAACTACGCAAAGTGTTTTCCATGGATGGAAGATGACCAGAGTGTAGAATTTGATGTTGAGACTTTCCATGCTTCCATCCTTACCTGGAAGCAAACTTGCTATTTGGCCTCCACATTTGCCAAAAGGTCGTACCAACGTGCTCTGCACTTGGCTCCATGGCAAGCTAACCTTTATATTGACATTGGAATTGCTTCAGATCTCATTTCTTCTACGAATGAGAATTATGGGCACGACCAGCATCCTTG GCAGCTATCGGAAAAGATGGTTCTGGGGGCCTTGTTACTCGAGGGTGACAATTATGAGTTCTGGGTGGCACTGGGATGTTTATCTGGTCATAATGCCTTGAGACAGCATGCCTTGATCAGGGGATTGCAATTGGATGTCTCCTTAGCTGTTGCTTGGGCATATCTTGGGAAG CTTTACAGAGAAGAAGGAGAGAAGAACTTGGCAAGGTTGGCATTTGATTGCAGCAGAAGTATAGATCCTTCACTTTCATTGCCATGGGCAGGCATGTCAGCTGATAGTCAAATTAGGCAG TTGACACCAGAGGAGGCTTTCGAGAGCTGTTCACGAGCTGTGCAGATACTTCCT GTCGCGGAGTTCCAAATTGGTCTTGCTAAACTTGCTTTTATTTCAGGGAGCCTTGCGTCTTCACAG GTTTTTGGAGCCATCCGGCAGGCAGTCCAGAAAGCCCCTCACTATCCCGAAACTCATAACTTGCATGGTCTAGTTTGTGAGGCACGATCTGAGTATCAGGCTGCTATTACTTCATTTCGTCTAGCACGCTGTGCAATCAACATTTCTTCAGGTGACACATCAAAATCTCGTTTCCAAGAGATAGCAGTTAATTTGGCACGATCTCTGAGTAAG GCTGGGTATGCTGCTGATGCTGTACAAGAATGTGaaagtttgagaaaaaaag gTATGCTTGATTCAGAAGGTATGCAGATATATGCTTTCTGTTTATGGCAACTTGGTGAGAATGACCATGCGCTCTCTGTGGTAAGAAATCTGGCTTCCAGTGTTTCAGCAATGGAACAAGCACTTGCAGCATCTTCTGTTAGTTTTATCTGCAGAATGCTGTATTACATTTCTGGACTGGATTTGGCAGTTTCCAGCATTCTGAAAATGCCAAAAGAATTTCTCCAGAGTACAAAAGTCTGGATTGTAGCATCTGCCATTCATGCTCTTGATCACAGTAATCGGCTTGCACAGGCTGTTTCAAGCAGTCACTACTCTCTTTTATCCCATGATGAGATCATTGAAATACACTATTTAACAGCTCTTGCTAAGctg GTTAAACATGGATCAGATTATTGCCTTGGATTTCAGAGTGGAATTAGCCACATTAAAAAAGCTCTTCACAGTTACCCCAATAGTAATTTGCTTAG GAATCTACTCGGTCATCTTTTGCTATCATGTGAAGAATGGAAAGAAACTCATGTAGCTAGTAGGTGCTGCGTCACAGAAGCTCCTAACTGTGCAAGCAAACAAGGTTTAAAGTCAGGATGTGAAATTCTTGGTGCTGGGGCAGTTGCTTGCTATGCAATTGGCAATAAAGATCCAAAATTTTCTTACCCAGCATGTGGTTATCAATGCCTTAATGGACCTGCAGCTGTCCAAGAACTTCAGAA ATACATGCGCCAAGAACCTTGGAACCATAGGGCTCAATACTTGCTTATACTTAATCTTCTACAGAAGGCTCGGGAAGAGAGATTCCCTAGCAAAATTTGTGCCATACTTGAGCGTTTAATTTTGGTGGCGCTTTCCAATGAGTTCTATTCAAGAGAAAGCATGTCTTATCAATATCAAAAGTTTCAGCTTTTGCTTTGTGCTTCTGAGATCAGTTTGCAAGGTGGAAATATAGCAGGCTGTATCAAACATGCTAAAAATGCTTCCTCACTTTTGCTTCCTAATAACTACCTGTTTTTTGGACACTTGCTGCTATGTCGTGCCTATGCTGCAGTGGATGATTATACAAGCCTCCAGCAACAGTATATAAGATGCCTAGAACTGAAGACAGATTATAATATAGGGTGGATGTGtcttaaaattattgaatctcTGTATAATGTGGAAAGTGATTCAAAAATCTCAGTGTTGAGCCTCAAGGAATGCTCGAAAGAGTGGAAGAATTCATGGAATATGTGGATAGCTGTATTTAATTTGGTTCTGGGATTAATATCTTTATGGAAGGAGGAGTACTTTTCAGCTGAAGAATCCCTTGTGCAAGCTTGTTCGCTGGCCAGTTCTGAGAGCTGCCTTTTTCTCTGCCATG GTGTAGCATGTATAAAGCTTGCCAGACAGTTTTGTAGCTCTGATTACTTATCTCTTGCTGTAAGTAGCCTCACCAGTGCTCATGCGACTTCTACCATCCCCTTGCCTATTGTATCGTTACTGTTAGCACAAGCAGAAGGGAGCCTTGGCTCAAAGCAAAATTGGGAGAAGAACCTCCGCTTTGAATGGTATTCTTGGCCACCAG aaatgagACCTGCAGAACTCTTCTTTCAAATGCATTTGCTTTCAATACAACCAGAAGCTGGGTTTAAAACTCCATCCACGGTGGAATTATGTCAAAGCCCACTTAAATGGGTTCTTCGGGCAATCCATACAAATCCGTCTTCTTTGAGATATTGGAACATCCTGCGTAAGCTTATGGAATGA
- the LOC133692315 gene encoding tetratricopeptide repeat protein SKI3 isoform X2, with product MLKSGEEQEEDLEKQRAAVVELRELEKSVEANPDDPSLRFNLAVYLWERCECKEKAAEHFVVAVKLNPQNATAFKYLGHYYYEKEKVRALKCYQRAVSLNPDDSQSGDALCDILDQTGKETLELSLCTEASQKSPRAFWAFRRLGYIHLHHNRCSEAVHTLQHAIRGFPTSPDLWEALGLAYQKLGMYTAATKSYGRAIELEDRRVFALIQSGNIFLTLGNFRKGVEQFQRALEISPQNVSANYGLASGLLAWSKECMNMGAFRWGASLLEDACKVADKIAQLAGNFSCIWKLHGDIQLNYAKCFPWMEDDQSVEFDVETFHASILTWKQTCYLASTFAKRSYQRALHLAPWQANLYIDIGIASDLISSTNENYGHDQHPWQLSEKMVLGALLLEGDNYEFWVALGCLSGHNALRQHALIRGLQLDVSLAVAWAYLGKLYREEGEKNLARLAFDCSRSIDPSLSLPWAGMSADSQIRQLTPEEAFESCSRAVQILPVAEFQIGLAKLAFISGSLASSQVFGAIRQAVQKAPHYPETHNLHGLVCEARSEYQAAITSFRLARCAINISSGDTSKSRFQEIAVNLARSLSKAGYAADAVQECESLRKKGSCLFWAMPFTGAYLCRWAVQVKHGSDYCLGFQSGISHIKKALHSYPNSNLLRNLLGHLLLSCEEWKETHVASRCCVTEAPNCASKQGLKSGCEILGAGAVACYAIGNKDPKFSYPACGYQCLNGPAAVQELQKYMRQEPWNHRAQYLLILNLLQKAREERFPSKICAILERLILVALSNEFYSRESMSYQYQKFQLLLCASEISLQGGNIAGCIKHAKNASSLLLPNNYLFFGHLLLCRAYAAVDDYTSLQQQYIRCLELKTDYNIGWMCLKIIESLYNVESDSKISVLSLKECSKEWKNSWNMWIAVFNLVLGLISLWKEEYFSAEESLVQACSLASSESCLFLCHGVACIKLARQFCSSDYLSLAVSSLTSAHATSTIPLPIVSLLLAQAEGSLGSKQNWEKNLRFEWYSWPPEMRPAELFFQMHLLSIQPEAGFKTPSTVELCQSPLKWVLRAIHTNPSSLRYWNILRKLME from the exons ATGCTGAAATCG ggagaagaacaagaagaagatttaGAAAAGCAAAGAGCTGCAGTTGTGGAGTTGAGAGAGTTAGAGAAGTCAGTAGAAGCCAATCCTGATGACCCCTCTCTTCGATTCAACCTC GCAGTGTATTTGTGGGAAAGATGCGAATGCAAGGAGAAGGCAGCAGAACATTTTGTTGTAGCAGTGAAACTGAACCCTCAGAATGCAACTGCTTTCAAATATTTGGGTCATTATTACTACGAGAAGGAGAAGGTCAGGGCTCTCAAATGCTACCAGAGGGCTGTCTCCCTCAACCCAGACGATTCTCAAAGCGGAGATGCACTTTGTGATATTTTGGACCAGACTGGAAAGGAGACCCTGGAGCTCTCTCTCTGCACTGAAGCCTCTCAAAAATCACCAAGAGCCTTTTGGGCTTTCAGGAGACTGGGTTACATTCACCTCCACCATAATAGATGCTCTGAAGCTGTTCATACTCTTCAGCATGCCATTCGAGGTTTTCCCACCTCTCCTGATTTATGGGAA GCTTTGGGTCTTGCTTACCAGAAACTTGGCATGTATACTGCTGCTACTAAG TCTTATGGACGAGCCATTGAGTTGGAGGATAGGAGAGTTTTTGCTCTCATTCAAAGTGGAAATATCTTCTTGACGCTCGGAAATTTCCGAAAG GGAGTTGAGCAGTTTCAGCGAGCTTTGGAGATCTCACCTCAAAATGTGTCTGCAAACTATGGGTTAGCTTCTGGACTCCTTGCTTGGTCAAAGGAATGTATGAATATGGGTGCATTTAGGTGGGGAGCTTCATTGTTAGAG GATGCGTGCAAGGTTGCCGATAAAATTGCTCAGCTGGCTGGAAATTTTTCATGTATCTGGAAATTGCATGGTGACATTCAG CTTAACTACGCAAAGTGTTTTCCATGGATGGAAGATGACCAGAGTGTAGAATTTGATGTTGAGACTTTCCATGCTTCCATCCTTACCTGGAAGCAAACTTGCTATTTGGCCTCCACATTTGCCAAAAGGTCGTACCAACGTGCTCTGCACTTGGCTCCATGGCAAGCTAACCTTTATATTGACATTGGAATTGCTTCAGATCTCATTTCTTCTACGAATGAGAATTATGGGCACGACCAGCATCCTTG GCAGCTATCGGAAAAGATGGTTCTGGGGGCCTTGTTACTCGAGGGTGACAATTATGAGTTCTGGGTGGCACTGGGATGTTTATCTGGTCATAATGCCTTGAGACAGCATGCCTTGATCAGGGGATTGCAATTGGATGTCTCCTTAGCTGTTGCTTGGGCATATCTTGGGAAG CTTTACAGAGAAGAAGGAGAGAAGAACTTGGCAAGGTTGGCATTTGATTGCAGCAGAAGTATAGATCCTTCACTTTCATTGCCATGGGCAGGCATGTCAGCTGATAGTCAAATTAGGCAG TTGACACCAGAGGAGGCTTTCGAGAGCTGTTCACGAGCTGTGCAGATACTTCCT GTCGCGGAGTTCCAAATTGGTCTTGCTAAACTTGCTTTTATTTCAGGGAGCCTTGCGTCTTCACAG GTTTTTGGAGCCATCCGGCAGGCAGTCCAGAAAGCCCCTCACTATCCCGAAACTCATAACTTGCATGGTCTAGTTTGTGAGGCACGATCTGAGTATCAGGCTGCTATTACTTCATTTCGTCTAGCACGCTGTGCAATCAACATTTCTTCAGGTGACACATCAAAATCTCGTTTCCAAGAGATAGCAGTTAATTTGGCACGATCTCTGAGTAAG GCTGGGTATGCTGCTGATGCTGTACAAGAATGTGaaagtttgagaaaaaaag GGAGTTGCTTGTTTTGGGCTATGCCATTTACCGGTGCATACTTATGTCGGTGGGCTGTGCAGGTTAAACATGGATCAGATTATTGCCTTGGATTTCAGAGTGGAATTAGCCACATTAAAAAAGCTCTTCACAGTTACCCCAATAGTAATTTGCTTAG GAATCTACTCGGTCATCTTTTGCTATCATGTGAAGAATGGAAAGAAACTCATGTAGCTAGTAGGTGCTGCGTCACAGAAGCTCCTAACTGTGCAAGCAAACAAGGTTTAAAGTCAGGATGTGAAATTCTTGGTGCTGGGGCAGTTGCTTGCTATGCAATTGGCAATAAAGATCCAAAATTTTCTTACCCAGCATGTGGTTATCAATGCCTTAATGGACCTGCAGCTGTCCAAGAACTTCAGAA ATACATGCGCCAAGAACCTTGGAACCATAGGGCTCAATACTTGCTTATACTTAATCTTCTACAGAAGGCTCGGGAAGAGAGATTCCCTAGCAAAATTTGTGCCATACTTGAGCGTTTAATTTTGGTGGCGCTTTCCAATGAGTTCTATTCAAGAGAAAGCATGTCTTATCAATATCAAAAGTTTCAGCTTTTGCTTTGTGCTTCTGAGATCAGTTTGCAAGGTGGAAATATAGCAGGCTGTATCAAACATGCTAAAAATGCTTCCTCACTTTTGCTTCCTAATAACTACCTGTTTTTTGGACACTTGCTGCTATGTCGTGCCTATGCTGCAGTGGATGATTATACAAGCCTCCAGCAACAGTATATAAGATGCCTAGAACTGAAGACAGATTATAATATAGGGTGGATGTGtcttaaaattattgaatctcTGTATAATGTGGAAAGTGATTCAAAAATCTCAGTGTTGAGCCTCAAGGAATGCTCGAAAGAGTGGAAGAATTCATGGAATATGTGGATAGCTGTATTTAATTTGGTTCTGGGATTAATATCTTTATGGAAGGAGGAGTACTTTTCAGCTGAAGAATCCCTTGTGCAAGCTTGTTCGCTGGCCAGTTCTGAGAGCTGCCTTTTTCTCTGCCATG GTGTAGCATGTATAAAGCTTGCCAGACAGTTTTGTAGCTCTGATTACTTATCTCTTGCTGTAAGTAGCCTCACCAGTGCTCATGCGACTTCTACCATCCCCTTGCCTATTGTATCGTTACTGTTAGCACAAGCAGAAGGGAGCCTTGGCTCAAAGCAAAATTGGGAGAAGAACCTCCGCTTTGAATGGTATTCTTGGCCACCAG aaatgagACCTGCAGAACTCTTCTTTCAAATGCATTTGCTTTCAATACAACCAGAAGCTGGGTTTAAAACTCCATCCACGGTGGAATTATGTCAAAGCCCACTTAAATGGGTTCTTCGGGCAATCCATACAAATCCGTCTTCTTTGAGATATTGGAACATCCTGCGTAAGCTTATGGAATGA